DNA sequence from the Candidatus Thermoplasmatota archaeon genome:
GGCATATACCAGCATTTCTGACGGTGTTGTGTCCTCCTTATATCCCTCAAAGAATTTATAGACCAGATAGCCCGCCCCAAAGAAAGGCCCATTCTCATTGACTCCTGTAAATGCCACTCTGGTTGAACCGACCGTAGCTATCGCTCCTCCTCCTCTTTTCTGGACAAAGTACCAAGCGAAGCAGGGCAGCGAAACAGATATATTGGGCATTGGAATTCCTGTTTCTTCCTCAAAATCCGACAGGCTTAAATCCAGTTTTGCCGTGGAGCATGCATCAAAGAAAATTACGGGAAGCTTATATCTGTTGAAGAGGGCGGTTATGTAGGGGGTATAGTATGTCCCCACCCACTCATCATTGGTTCCATCTATGGGATGAGTTCCCCACCCCCATGGAAATCCATGACCCGAGAAATGGACAAACCCGGCACCTTTTTCCATCGCCATTTCAATGGAAAGTGCGCGCAGATTTCCAAGTGAATACCATATTTTTATGGACTCAAAGCCCGGCATTTCATCTGCAACAACCTGGTTCATAAATTCCCCCTCCACCACCCCCCACCCGGGAAACGTATCTCCTCCTATAAGGATAAGACGTTTGAACCAATCTTCGCCGAATGCCTTGCCCTCGTATGATACTAATTTATCCACGATCGTCTTAACTGCAAAATTATTCTGGCATGCAAGCCTTCCAACATAAACATCGGCATACATATCCATATCGTCATTGGTTCCGCCACCGTCAACGTA
Encoded proteins:
- a CDS encoding C25 family cysteine peptidase, producing the protein EYVNEMSIEINYIPPEKPLLDNDAYDLLIVSPSEFSNALQPLVEHKESYGVKTMLVSLDEIYNGNYFTVQGRDGAEKIKYFIKDSIEEWGIKYVMLVGDIEKMPIRYIWFIYRNGIKFYWRDMPTDLYYADIYDSDGKFSSWDSNNNGKYGEQYVDGGGTNDDMDMYADVYVGRLACQNNFAVKTIVDKLVSYEGKAFGEDWFKRLILIGGDTFPGWGVVEGEFMNQVVADEMPGFESIKIWYSLGNLRALSIEMAMEKGAGFVHFSGHGFPWGWGTHPIDGTNDEWVGTYYTPYITALFNRYKLPVIFFDACSTAKLDLSLSDFEEETGIPMPNISVSLPCFAWYFVQKRGGGAIATVGSTRVAFTGVNENGPFFGAGYLVYKFFEGYKEDTTPSEMLVYAQNEYMNNVWKDRWSISEFVLLGDPSLHIGGFESPLPRNKLRGFLLRGKKTPIGVL